TAGCTTCTCTTACTAAAAAAGAAGTTAAAACTGAAAAAGTAGAAGTTAAAATGCCAGATAAAGAGGTTGTTACTCGTCAAATAGCTGGTGTTGATATAATGGATTTAGAAGATGCAGTATCTGAACTATGGAAAAACGGAATCTATGCTGAAAGTGGTATGGGTTGTACAGGGCCGATAGTTCTTGTAAATGATGCTAAAGGTGATTTAGCTGTTGAAACTTTAATAAAGGCTGGATACACTGCAAAATAAATATAAATTATACATGTAAATAAAGAACATATAGTTATAGCATTTTAGGCTATAACTATATGTTCTTTTTGTTACTAAATTTATATTATTTTTATTACCAAAGTGAGCATATAAAGATAATTAAATATTTATAATTAACAACTGATAAAACAGAGATATCATGAGTTTTTATAATAATAATATTTTTTTATTTATTTGTTGTTACTTATACTAAGTAAAAAATCAGTGGAAATGTATAAATAATATTAATAATGTATGAAAAAATTTTAGAAGTAAAGCATCTATAAGATAAAAAATAACATTATTAGTGATATAATATAGCTAAAGTAAAAATTATTTTTTGGAGGCAAAATCATGAGAAAAGTAGAAAAAGTAGTAGAATTATTAGAGGCTAAAGGACTTGATGCATTATACTTAACAAAAAAGACAAATGTAAATTACATAAGTGGCTTTCCTGATGAAGAAGCATATGCAATTATTTGTAAAGATGGAAATTTCTTAGTTACTGATAGTAGATATATGGAGCTTGCAGAAAATGTTTGTAAAGGTTTTGAAATTATAAACTGGCATAATTTTGATAGAAGTGTAGCAAAAGCTGTAAAAAGTGTGTGTGATAAAGTAGGTATAAAAAAGCTTGGGTTTGAAAGAACAAATATCGTATTTGATAAATATGAAGAACTTAAAAATCTAGTTGAACAAGATAGAGGAGAATTGATACCTACAGAAAATATTGTAGAGACACTTAGATATGTAAAAGACGAAGAAGAAATTAAAAATACAAGAAAAGCTTGTGAAATAGCTGATAAAGCATTAGAAGAATTGGTTCCACATATAAAAGCTGGAGTTACTGAAATAGAATTAGCTACAAAACTAGAATATTTTATGAAAATGAATGGAGCACAAAATATAGGATTTGAAACTATATTGATATCAGGAGCAAAAACTTCATTACTTCATGGTAAACCAAGTGACAAGGTTATAGAAAAAGGTGATTTTGTACTTGTAGATTATGGAGCTATGTACAATGGATATATTTCTGATACAACTAGAACTTTTATAGTTGGAGAAGCATCTGAAAAACAATTAGAGATTTATAATTTAGTTAAAGAAGCGCAAGATGTTGGAGTTGAAAATATGAAGGTTGGTGTACATGCTACGATTCCAGATGCAGAAATAAGAAAAGTTGTTAAGAAGTATGACGATTACTACTATCAAGGGATAGGACATGGAGTTGGAAGAGATGTTCATGAAGAACCTTTTATTGGTAATTATGGTGATAAAACAATAGAAGAAGGATGTATAATAACAATGGAACCAGGTATTTATTTCCCAGGATGGGGAGGGGTTAGAATAGAAGATACTGTTTTAATTACAAAAAATGGACCTGAGAGACTAACTAAATTCCCTAAAGATTTGATGATTTTAGACAAATAATTTAATTTTTATATGATTTTTTACAAAAAATAATATTGTAATATCACAATTAAGCCCTCTTTACATATCTTAGTAAAGAGGGCTTAATTGTGAGGTGATAATGTCTATGGACAAAAAACATAAATTTATGAAGAGTATAAAAAAAGCCTGGTATAAAATTAAGTTAATAGATAGATGTCTTATAATTGTCATGGCAATACTCATGTTTGAATCTATATACAATTTGTTTGTCAATGAAGTTAATTCACAAGATACTACTACTATTGATGTAGTAGTGAGAACTACTTCAGCAGCGATATTTGGATACTTTTTAAGTGCTAACTTTATAAGTAGAGCTTCAAGAAAAGTTACAAATACGGATGCATATTCAAATGTTTTTATAGATGATAATTCTTCTAATAAAAGTCACGAACCAAGCCAAAACAATATAATGAATGTCAAAAATACTATTGGATTTGCTTTAGAAAATGATGATTATCAAAATAATGATAAAAAAATATTTGTCAATAATGGTGAAGAAGTTGAAGAAGGAGAAACTAGTGAGTTACAAATTGTTATAGCTACTGTGATTTGTGTAGTAGCATTGGTAGTACTTTTTATTGTAAGAAATTTTACAACGCCAGCAACAGCATCTCTAGGAACTATTTCACAGATGAGAGACTTTATCTCTGGATGCGTGGGTTTTTTGCTAGGTTGTCCAAGTAAACCTAATTAAAACATGAGTATTAAAATAGGTAAACTTAATATTAAAGGTATCAGTATAATAATATTTAAGTTATGAATGTATATCATTGTAATTCTTTTGAGATAATATATTTTATTGTTATACTGATACTCAAGAATACTTATAATATTTATCAAAATATGTATAATTCTGTATTTACACAATATGTAGAAATATTAACTTATATGAATAGAAGCCATATATTCAATAAAAAGTTTCATACTATGAGATATATATTGATGTTTTCTCCAAAGAACACCAATATTAGCAGTAATTGCACGTTCTAAAGGAATTGAACAGAGATTTTCGGTATTTTGAAATATTTCTTTATACAGTATCGTTGAAGCTAAATCATTTTCTAATAAATAACGAATAGTAGAAAGCTGATTTGAGTGTAAAATTATATTTGGTTTAACCTTCTCAAGTCTTTTTGTAATAATTTTGTAGTGATAAGAACCTTCAGACAATATAACAAAAGGAATATTTTTCAACATATAGTTTGAAATAATGGACTGTTTTGCTAATTCATTTTTAGGATTTGTAACTAAATATAATTCTGTTTTATAGATTGTTTTTGAATCTATATCATCATAAATATCACTATCAATTATACCAATACAAAAATCAAGTGTAGATTCTTCAATCATTTTAGCACCAACAAAGGTTGGAACTTCAAAAATTTTAAGCTCAATATCTGGATAAATTACATTAAATCTAGGTAGTATCTTTGAAAGTAAAAAAGTACCTAAAACTGTAGGAATTCCTATTTTAAGAGATGCTTTTCTTTTTTTCCCTAAGTCTAGTGCATCACTTTGAAAATCTTCAAACTGTCTCGTGAAATTTTTTGCCTTATCTAAAAAAATCGTCCCTTCAGGAGTTAAATCTATTTTATTACCTATTCTAAAAAAAAGTTCAAAACCGAGTTCTTTTTCTAATTCTTTAATAGCTAATGTTATAGAAGGCTGAGAAATATGGATACTTTCTGCTGCTTTAGTCATGTTTTTATATTTACAAACTGTTTGAAAATAATATAGATAATTTATGTTCATTGGTTAATAGCTCCTTTCATTTAAGTAATTCATGACAAGTATATAATTAACAATAATATAAGTTTTGTATATTATTGTAAAAAAATAGAATAGTTTTAAACTATCATATCATAAGTTTTTGATATTTTCAATCTATTGAGAATAGTGATATTATTAAATTAACAAAAGATAATAGCTGACATGATTTAGTGAAAAAGTATTTGAAACGTAGCTATATCAATGAATATTAAAAATTTAACTATCTAAAAATAATTAGTATTTATGTAATTTAACTATTAATTAAATTGTAACATAAAAAACTAATATTAGAATGATGAAATTTTTTTAATTAGAAATGTTAATTTAATAACAAAAAATAATTTTGCGAAGTTTGCAAAGAGGGGAGAGATATATTTTTTAATAAATATCGTTAATTTAATAACAAAATATGAAAGGGAGTGGTTTGGTGAAGTTTGAGTTGATGGATTTTTTAATGAACCCTTTTGTCCTTATGTTTGCTGCTGTAATTACAGGAATATTATTTGGAAAAATTAAATTTGGGAAGTTTAATTTTGGAGTATCAGGAGCATTATTTACAGGATTATTTATTGGATGGCTTGTGTATAGCTTAGGAAATTCAGTAATAGCAAAAGGAGAGACAGCAGCAGGGTATAAGGCGGCAACTATCATGATGGGTAATGGAATTATTTCTTCTGATTTCTTTGATTTTTTTCTAATTATATTTGTTGCAGCAGTTGGTTTATTAGCTGCCAAGGATATGAAAGCCGTACTTAAGAAGTATGGAGCTAGATTCGTGGTTTTAGGTGTTCTTATAACTTTTATAGGAGGCTCTATGACTTATGCAATGACTTTATTATCAAGTAATAAAGGAAGTAGTGCATATGAGGTTTCTGGTGTTTATACAGGAGCACTAACAAGTTCTCCTGGTTTAGCTGCTGCTTTAGAAACAGCTGGTAAACATGCAGAAGATGTATCAAAAGAGTTTGAGAAAGCATCACTAGAAGATAAAAAAGAAATATTAAAAGTAGTTGACCCAGAAGGTAAATTGGATGTAGCTAAAACTACATCACTAACTCAAGAGCAGATAGATAAGTATATCGCATATGCTGAGGCAGGTGTTGGTATAGGGCATGCAGTTGCATATCCTTTTGGAGTGTTAATAGTAATATTAGGAGTAAATTTCCTTCCTAAAATATTTAGAATGGACCTTAAAGAAGAAAGAAGAAAATATGAAAAAGAAATGAAAGAAGCTAGAGATAGTGTTGGTGGTAAAACGATACCAGAAGTTCCATTTAATATAATAACATTTTTCTTAACATGTCTTGCTGGATATTTAGTTGGAGGAATACATGTGTTCATGGGCCCATTAGGATACTTTACATTAGGGGCAACTGGTGGTTCTCTAATTGTATCTCTAATACTTGGATATGTAGGTAAGATAGGTGTAGTAAATTTCAGAATGGAAGAAAAAGTATTAAATATTCTAAAACAAATAGGGCTAGTATTTTTCTTAGCAATAGTTGGATTAAGATATGGTGGTAAAGTAGTTGATTCAATTATGACATCTGGTATGCATCTAGCTCTAGTAGCTATAGTAGTAGGAATTACAGCTATGATGATTGGATTTTTGGTTGGTAAGTATGTATTCAAACTAAATTGGATTTTGTTATCTGGAGCTGTCTGTGGTGGTATGACATCAACACCAGGGCTTGGAGCTGCTGTTGATGCTCTTGATAGTGATGACCCAGCAGCGGGGTATGGTGCTACATACCCATTTGCACTGTTAACTAAAGTTATATTGGTTATAGTTTTACACAAACTTCCAATGTAAATAAGATTTTATATGGGGGGATATTTATGAATAATGAAGGAGTATTTGAAGAACTAAGTGAAAGATTAAGAAATAAAAAGTTATGTGATTTAATTATGAATGCAGATGAAGCTGCTAAACTTATAAATAATGGGATGGTTGTTGGACTTAGCGGATTTACACCTTCAGGATATCCAAAAGCAGTACCATTAGCAGTTTCAGAAAGGGCTAAAAGTGGAGAGAAGATAAAATTGACTGTATATTCAGGAGCATCTTTAGGACCAGAAGTAGATGGAGCATGGGCAGAAGCAGGTATAATTGAAAGAAGACTTCCTTATCAAACTAATTCAATACTTAGAAACAGTATTAATAAAGGTGATGTCAATTATATAGATATGCATCTAAGTCATTCTACTCAATTTTTAAACTATAAAACTATACCTAAAGTGGATGTAGCAATAATAGAAGCACTTGCCATAACTGAAAATGGAGATATTATACCAACTAGTGGTATAGGAAATTCTCCATCTTTTGTAAAAAGTACAGACAAAGTAATTGTTGAAATAAATCTGGCAAAACCAATGGAGATGGAAGGTATGGCAGATATATATATTACAGAAAATCCGCCAAACAGAAAACCAATAGAAATAAATCATCCTAAAGATAGAATCGGAACGACATATATACCTTGTGGTTTAGATAAGATTGCAGGAATAGTAATCACTAATATGCAAGATAAAACACGTCCATTGGGTATTGTAGATGAAGCCTCAAAAAAGATATCAAATAATATTATTGCATTTCTTAAAGAAGAAGTAAAATCAGGAAGATTGTCAAAGAATTTGCTTCCTCTTCAATCTGGTGTAGGAAGTGTAGCAAATGCAGTTTTATATGGACTATGTGAATCTGAATTTGAGAATTTAACTTGTTATACAGAGGTTGTACAGGACTCTATGTTGGACTTAATAAGAATGGGTAAGGTTACAATGGCATCAACTACATCTGTAAGCCCATCGCCAGAAGGATTAATAAAATTTGAAAATGATATAGATTTCTTTAAAGATAAGATTATATTGAGACCTCAAGAAATTAGTAATAACCCAGAAATAGCTAGAAGAATTGGTGTAATTGCAATGAATACTGCAATTGAGGTTGATATTTATGGAAATGTAAACTCAACTCATATCATGGGTTCAAAAATGATGAATGGAATCGGTGGCTCTGGTGATTTTGCTAGAAATGGAGCAATAACTATATTTAGTACTGAATCAATCGCAAAAAATGGTGATATATCATCAATAGTACCTATGGTGTCTCATGTAGACCACACTGAACATGATGTAATGGTAATTGTAACAGAACAAGGATATGCTGATTTAAGAGGTCTAGCACCTAGAGAAAGAGCTATTAAGATAATAGAAAATTGTGCTCATCCAGATTATAAAGAACAACTTATGGATTATCTAAATAGAGCATGTCAAAATGGAGCAAAACAAACTCCTCATATATTAGATGAAGCTTTATCATGGCATAGTAAATTTATGAGTACAGGTACAATGAAGAAGTCAGAAACTTTTAAAAGTGCATTATAAAAATATTTAATAAATTGGAGGAATATTAAAAATGGAAAAAGCAGTAGAAAACTTTGAAGATTTAAGCAAAGAATATATTAATGGATATATTGAGAGAGCTAGAA
This sequence is a window from Clostridioides difficile. Protein-coding genes within it:
- a CDS encoding Xaa-Pro peptidase family protein; this translates as MRKVEKVVELLEAKGLDALYLTKKTNVNYISGFPDEEAYAIICKDGNFLVTDSRYMELAENVCKGFEIINWHNFDRSVAKAVKSVCDKVGIKKLGFERTNIVFDKYEELKNLVEQDRGELIPTENIVETLRYVKDEEEIKNTRKACEIADKALEELVPHIKAGVTEIELATKLEYFMKMNGAQNIGFETILISGAKTSLLHGKPSDKVIEKGDFVLVDYGAMYNGYISDTTRTFIVGEASEKQLEIYNLVKEAQDVGVENMKVGVHATIPDAEIRKVVKKYDDYYYQGIGHGVGRDVHEEPFIGNYGDKTIEEGCIITMEPGIYFPGWGGVRIEDTVLITKNGPERLTKFPKDLMILDK
- a CDS encoding LysR family transcriptional regulator, with the translated sequence MNINYLYYFQTVCKYKNMTKAAESIHISQPSITLAIKELEKELGFELFFRIGNKIDLTPEGTIFLDKAKNFTRQFEDFQSDALDLGKKRKASLKIGIPTVLGTFLLSKILPRFNVIYPDIELKIFEVPTFVGAKMIEESTLDFCIGIIDSDIYDDIDSKTIYKTELYLVTNPKNELAKQSIISNYMLKNIPFVILSEGSYHYKIITKRLEKVKPNIILHSNQLSTIRYLLENDLASTILYKEIFQNTENLCSIPLERAITANIGVLWRKHQYISHSMKLFIEYMASIHIS
- a CDS encoding acetyl-CoA hydrolase/transferase family protein gives rise to the protein MNNEGVFEELSERLRNKKLCDLIMNADEAAKLINNGMVVGLSGFTPSGYPKAVPLAVSERAKSGEKIKLTVYSGASLGPEVDGAWAEAGIIERRLPYQTNSILRNSINKGDVNYIDMHLSHSTQFLNYKTIPKVDVAIIEALAITENGDIIPTSGIGNSPSFVKSTDKVIVEINLAKPMEMEGMADIYITENPPNRKPIEINHPKDRIGTTYIPCGLDKIAGIVITNMQDKTRPLGIVDEASKKISNNIIAFLKEEVKSGRLSKNLLPLQSGVGSVANAVLYGLCESEFENLTCYTEVVQDSMLDLIRMGKVTMASTTSVSPSPEGLIKFENDIDFFKDKIILRPQEISNNPEIARRIGVIAMNTAIEVDIYGNVNSTHIMGSKMMNGIGGSGDFARNGAITIFSTESIAKNGDISSIVPMVSHVDHTEHDVMVIVTEQGYADLRGLAPRERAIKIIENCAHPDYKEQLMDYLNRACQNGAKQTPHILDEALSWHSKFMSTGTMKKSETFKSAL